TCTAAGTCATGAAGCACAGACATGGTTATTCTAGAAATATACATGGAGATTTTTTGCTGTTCTTCCTTATTTTTAGCTATAAATATAGGTGCCATACCTCCTTGAATAACTTTATCTTTACTGTCTTCTGTTACCACTATAGCAACTATCACTCTAACTAATTCTGTACTCATAGCTAACCCTCCTCCTGTTTAATGTGCCTACCAACTCCTGATAAGCTAGGCTTTGCAATGGCACTTTCTAGAACAGGGGTCCTTTCTACAGCATCTATTAAATCTTCAATAGTGCCATGGGTGGGAACTATATATAGTGCTACATAACCATTATCTTCATTTCTTCTAGCTAAGGGAGTAAACTCCGGAGTGTCCACATCTTTATATATACCCATAAGTTTTGAAGCGATATGAACTAGTGCCTGTCTTTGTCCGACGTTTCCTAAAGTTGCAACCGCATCGGCATCTTTGGGTTTTATCATTACTGCTAACCCTTTTTCCAAAATCGTTTCTTTAGCTTCCTTAAGACCAATATTCATAATTTGAATGTCATCTACAAAAAGATTTGCATCATCAAATCTAATCTCAGCTTGGTCAACATCAGCTATATCAATTATCCGTTCTCCTTCCATCAATTTAAGTGCTCCATAAATTAGGCAAACTGCTATAGCTGCACCACCTAAAAGACCCCAGTAAATTGTTGTAAACTCTATGATTAAAGTGGTCACAAGGCTGGTAAAGATGGCTATCAAAATGACCAAATAATTTCTTGCCTCAAATGCTCTAGCAACTCCTTCTATAAAGTCTTCCCCTCGGGGAACCAGTTCAGTAACTTCAAGTTTTTGTAATGTTTCTCGCTCCATGTTTCTAATTTCTCTAAATTGTTGAGCTGCCAAAGCCAGAAAAGTTACAGCAGCAAAGTCTTGATCAATTAGAGCCGGTATTGCCACCGACCCAAGTGCTGCTGCTATAAATCCTAAAGATAAATGAATTAATGAACCGTGTGGGTTTGTTGGGTATTGTCGATAGTCTGTTTTCAACATTATGAAACGAGATAAAGTGCCCACAAAAGTTGAAAAAGCAACAATATATAGATATTGGTCCATTACTTATCACCATCATCTTTTTTATCTTTGTCTTTTTTTTGTTTTTTCAGTTGATTTGCAAATTCTTTAGTAGTGAAGTTTTTTAATTTACTTCCAACTTCACCAATTCCACCACTGTTTATTACTAAAAATGCTATCCCACCTACTGCTGCTATACCTAAAATCCATAAAATACTTCTACCTGCAGTTCCAAGTCCCCCACCAGCGTCTCCTCCATCGCCTGGGTCCGCCAAAATACCTGCTTGTCCATCACCTTCTCCCTCCCCATTTTGGGCTTGACCATTATATATTTCCTGCTCAACCACATCTGCAAAAGCGGTTATTCCCTTTTTTGCCAACTCTTTCTCTTGAGTGTAGGTTCCAACTTCTAACAAAATAGCCCTAGGCGATAAGTCTTGATTATAAGAACCATTAGCCATGAATATACCTTTCATTAGACCTGGATGTAGTTCATCTCCAGTAGCTTTTAATGACTCTGCAAACCTTTCAGTTTCTGCCATGTTTTGATTTTGTTGGCCTACTACTAACATGACTTGAGCTACCTCTTCTCCATCCGCTTCTCCTGCATACTGTTCTTCAGGTACGGCATCACGGTGAACATCAAAAAGAGCTGCTGGGTTTTCCTTTAAAAGTTCTTCCACCGTTCTTCTAGATCTTTTATAAGCTCCTGAGTCATGAGGATCATGGGCTTGCTCAGAAAAAATAACTTCATATCCCCTATCTCCCATCTCATCTTTAAACCTTTCTCCAACGTCAAAAATCCCGCCATCTTCATCTATACTTTCAGTACCGTCTGTTGGAACATAAGATTCGTCTGAGTGTGTATGATATATCGCTATGGGACCTTGACCGTTGTTTTCTCCTTGTGCAGAAGAAACAAAAGCAATTCTAGATCTTAAGCCTGTAATAAAACTAGGACTACTTTCTTGATACTCAAAATTCCTTAAAGTAACCTCCTTCACTAAACGAGCATCAGCTCTTAACTGTTCATTGTCTACTTGGTATACCTCATAAAGATTATTGTCAGAGCAAATAAAACGATCGTCAACATGTATAATCCTAGCCGTTTTCATAACCACTTCATCCTCAGGTCCGTACATTGTATAGTACTGACCTTCCCTTAGTTCTGTTTGAGAGGCAAGATCAAAAAAATCTTCTATAATATTGTCTGCTTCGACTACATTAGTTTTTTCAGTAAACAGAATTGGAGTCATAAGCAATAAAATCATTATAATGATAATCGAACCTAATTTTCTCATGCTTTGTAAACCCCCTACTTTTTTTTGCCTTTTTTGCGTTTCTCATCTAAGGATGCAACTTTTCCTTTTGTTTTTTTATCATCTTTCTTTAGCATATTAGCTAACTCTACGCCTTTAAGGTTTTTCTTTAACTCTTCAGGCCGGTCTTCGCTTGGTCCTCCTTGAATCCTTTCTCTTGTTTCTCCTATGAGTTCTGCTAAAGCTACAGCTAATATACCGGCAATTACTACAGAATCAAAAATTCCTGCTCCGCCTATAACAGTTGATGCTTCACCTCCGTCTATGGCTACTGACACTACATAGAAAATATCTGTTAGCACCACACCCATTATTCCTGCTATAAACGCACTTCTTCGGGAGCGTCCAGCTAAATACCCTACTATACCAGCAACGATTGGATACATATATAATGGGTCTATAACCATAGCTCCTGGCTCTTCAGGCATATATCTCTCTACACCCCATACCGCTACTGCTGCCACTAAGGATGCTATAGCTGCTCTTACTCGCTCTTTTGTTGTGTTTGCTTTATAAAACAAATAACCTACCAAAATTAATGGAACCAAGCCACCACCGATATTTATCCCTAAATTATTACCTAACGGAATATCCGGCAAGTAGGCTCCTATAAACATAGCAGCTATAAACGCTAGAGCTGCTTTATCGGTTAATCTCAATCTATCTAGTATCCTCTGGGCAAAACCAAAAAATACTAACACTGCAACTATTGTGAGAACAATAGGTCCAACTGGCATGTTTTTTCCTCCTTTTGCTTGTTGTTCATTAAATATATTTTCCTTAGCGATAATAAGGTATGTATGTTTTTGATAAAAAAATAAAAATGCGGGGAATTCCCGCATTTTTATTTTATAGTATTCTATTTTTTCTTATCAAATAGATCTTTAAAACGTTCACCTAAATTAACTTCTAGGTTTTCAGTTTCAGCATACTCGTCAAAGTTTTCTTTAGGTTGGGCTTCTTTAATGCTTAAGCTAACTCTTTTTTCTTCTGGTTTAACATCTAAAATTTTAACTTTTACTTCTTGCCCAACCTCTAATATTTCACTTGGATTACTTATATGCTCTTCGGAAATTTGTGAAATATGTACCAAGCCATCTACACCAT
This genomic interval from Proteinivorax tanatarense contains the following:
- a CDS encoding capping complex subunit for YIEGIA, whose product is MSTELVRVIVAIVVTEDSKDKVIQGGMAPIFIAKNKEEQQKISMYISRITMSVLHDLENGVLMLVKH
- a CDS encoding YIEGIA family protein, which produces MDQYLYIVAFSTFVGTLSRFIMLKTDYRQYPTNPHGSLIHLSLGFIAAALGSVAIPALIDQDFAAVTFLALAAQQFREIRNMERETLQKLEVTELVPRGEDFIEGVARAFEARNYLVILIAIFTSLVTTLIIEFTTIYWGLLGGAAIAVCLIYGALKLMEGERIIDIADVDQAEIRFDDANLFVDDIQIMNIGLKEAKETILEKGLAVMIKPKDADAVATLGNVGQRQALVHIASKLMGIYKDVDTPEFTPLARRNEDNGYVALYIVPTHGTIEDLIDAVERTPVLESAIAKPSLSGVGRHIKQEEG
- the spoIIP gene encoding stage II sporulation protein P gives rise to the protein MRKLGSIIIIMILLLMTPILFTEKTNVVEADNIIEDFFDLASQTELREGQYYTMYGPEDEVVMKTARIIHVDDRFICSDNNLYEVYQVDNEQLRADARLVKEVTLRNFEYQESSPSFITGLRSRIAFVSSAQGENNGQGPIAIYHTHSDESYVPTDGTESIDEDGGIFDVGERFKDEMGDRGYEVIFSEQAHDPHDSGAYKRSRRTVEELLKENPAALFDVHRDAVPEEQYAGEADGEEVAQVMLVVGQQNQNMAETERFAESLKATGDELHPGLMKGIFMANGSYNQDLSPRAILLEVGTYTQEKELAKKGITAFADVVEQEIYNGQAQNGEGEGDGQAGILADPGDGGDAGGGLGTAGRSILWILGIAAVGGIAFLVINSGGIGEVGSKLKNFTTKEFANQLKKQKKDKDKKDDGDK
- a CDS encoding DUF1614 domain-containing protein, whose amino-acid sequence is MPVGPIVLTIVAVLVFFGFAQRILDRLRLTDKAALAFIAAMFIGAYLPDIPLGNNLGINIGGGLVPLILVGYLFYKANTTKERVRAAIASLVAAVAVWGVERYMPEEPGAMVIDPLYMYPIVAGIVGYLAGRSRRSAFIAGIMGVVLTDIFYVVSVAIDGGEASTVIGGAGIFDSVVIAGILAVALAELIGETRERIQGGPSEDRPEELKKNLKGVELANMLKKDDKKTKGKVASLDEKRKKGKKK